The uncultured Methanolobus sp. sequence ATCTTCTTCCTGTCCTGATTAAGTCCTGCATGCACGGCTACGACCACAATATCAAGTTGTTCCAGCAGGTTATTACTATAATCGAGCTTGCCGTCTGCTTTTATATCGCATTCTGTTCCCGAAAGAATTTTTATCTCATCGTATTTCTCGTTGAGCTTGTTAATGGCATCGATATGTTCCAGTAACCTCTTATCTGACAGACCATTCGCCACACCTGTTGAATGTGAATGGTCGGTGATGGCAATGTACTCATATCTTCTCTGGATAGCAGCTTCTGCAATTTCTTCCATGGTGTTGGCACCGTCACTCCAGTTAGTGTGTACGTGGAGGTCGCCCTTAATATCTTTTCTTTCTATCAGTCGGGGAAGTTTACCCATGAGGCTGGCTTCAATTTCGCCTTTATCTTCCCGGAGTTCGGGTGTAAGATATTCAAGTCCCAGATTTTTGTACAATTCTTCTTCACTGCTGAATTTTGTAATCTCACCTGAATTCTCATCAGTCAGTCCATATTCATTCAGGCTGTATCCTTTTGATAGTGCAAGCTTTCTAAGGTGGATGTTGTGTTCTTTTGAACCTGTGAAATGTTGTAACATGGAGCCATAGGCATCCCTGTTTACAACTCTAAGGTCTACGTGGAAATTACCGGGATAAATGATGGCTGCTTTAGTTGTTCCGGATTCCAGTACTTCTTCCACCTTCTCAATTCCAGTAAAACATTTGATTGCTTTCTCTGGTTCTTTGGAGATGGCTATAAGATCAATATCACCAACCGTGTCCTGCTTTCTTCGCAGGCTTCCGGCAATTGTCACTTTTTCAATATAAGGGCTTGAGTTTAGAATATCTGTAATTTCCCTGGCTATGTCCTTTGCCAGTACAAAAGGATGTCTCCCGTGGTCTTTGTCTTCTTTTTGCCTTATGATGGAGCGCAGTATTTTCTCTTCCTGTTTATCTCCCATGCGTGGAAGTCTTCTAATCCTGTGTTCCCTTGCGGCCCTGCTGAGTTCATCAGCGGTCTGCACCCCGAGTTTTTCATAGAACAGTCTTGCAGTTTTAGGGCCAATTCCAGGGACACTCATTATTTCAATAATTCCTGCGGGAATTTCATCCATCGTTCTCTCATAGGCTTCAAAAGTCCCGGTTTCAAGCATTTCCACAATTTTGCTTTTGAGAATTTTACCAATTCCTGGGATATCTTCAAGGCTTCCTTCTTTGTGAATTACCTGAAGCTCCTCATCAAGTCCTTTAATTGTGCGTGCCGCATTTGTGTAGGCTCGTGTCTTGAACTGGCTTTCACCTTTAAATTCAAGCATTCTTGCCATGTGGTTGAACTTCTCAGCTATCTGGATGTTGTTCATGTTATCCCATTGGGTTATATCTCTCTCTTTCTTTTGATGGCATCTTCCACGGCTTTTTTGTGGATGTCGCCTGATTCGTGGATGCCACCCATTCCACCCCTGACAGCCCGGCATGGGTATTGCTGTATCAGGAGTCCGGCTTTTGCAGGTGCATCTTCCACTTTAGTTCCCACAAGTTCTTTTGCCATGTGCCATGTGCTTCCACAGGGTGCCCCACATAATACTTTGACCGAAGTGATTATACCTTTATCGATGTCAACTTCAACTTCAGGTATTGACAGGTATTTGCAGAGTTCTTCGGTTTCAGGTTCGGATTCAAGGGTGCAGCAAATGTCTTCTACTTCTATGAGCATTCCATATTTTTTGGCTAACCCTTCTAATTCCACAACTGGTGCTTTTGAAGCTCCCCCTGGAATTATCAGGGCTTTTACACCTGCTTTTCCTGCCATGTGTGCCACTGCAACAGTGAGGTCCGGATGAAGGGAGTAAGTTATCACAATCTCAGAATCGAATACAGAGCTGTCTATGTTGAGTCCTTCAAGGAATTCCTCTGGCTCGTCTATGAACTCTGGCAGCAGTTCGGGGACTGCTATTTGAACGACTTTAAGATCCGTTTTTGTGAGGATCGTTTCAATTAGTCTGTTGCCGTATTTTCCTCTGGTGATTACTCCGATGGTGGTCATTTTTTATCTCTGGAAATTTTACTTCCTTTGCATATATGCCTGCCGGATATGCGGTGTTGAACAATTTATGTGAGCTGCATGGATTTATCCAACCGATTAGTATATTTATTATGATAAAACATATTTCCATGAGGCTTGATTATGGACGAATATGACCCGAATAAAGTTTATTTCAGATGCAATACCTGTGAATTCGTGTTTATGGAAAATCCGGACATGTTTCCGGTGAAGTGTCCACAGTGTGGAAGTGAAGATGTTTCAAGGACCTGAACTTCGTTTGTTCTTTTTCCTCTGGAACAAATTCTAAATAGTATTCCTTTGCTTTCATTGTTGATGTCAATGAAAGGTAAACTCATTACTCTGGAAGGTATCGACGGTTCCGGTAAGTCTACAATTACTGAGCGTCTGCGCTCAAATCCTGATTTTAAGGATTTTGTTTTCACAAGAGAACCAACAATCGGCTGGATCGGCGATGCTGTAAACCGTGCAATTCACTCGGATACTGATGACCTTGCAGAGCTTTTGCTTTTCACCGCAGACCATGCGGAACACATTTCTAAACTTATTCTGCCTGCGCTTGAAAGTGGCCAGAATGTCATTTCAGACAGGTATTCAGGAAGCAGGTATGCGTATCAGGCTGTGACTCTTAAAGGTAAGTTCCCTGAACCAATGGAATGGATTCAGCAGATACACCACGGATGGACAGTTGACCCTGACCTTACGGTTCTTTTTGATATTGACCCGGAGACCTCAGTTAAGAGGTGCGGTAACCGTGGTGAGCAGACCAAATTTGAGAAAATAGATTTCCTTGAGGAAGTTAGGGCAAATTACCTGAAGCTTGCAGAAGCACATCCTGAGAGGTTTGTTATTATCAATACCGACAGGGCTGTGGATGAGATTGAGAAGGCTGTTCTGAATGCGATAATTTCGTTGCTCGAAGGATAGTTTCCAGCATAGTTTAGTTTTCTTTATAATCAGGATTATCAATAAATAGTATACTCGCGTATACTACGGTATATGACTGCGACAACAACCATAAAGATCAATCCTCAGCTAAAGGATAACCTTGACAAGTTGAAACTGTTTCCCAGGGAAACATATAACGACGTAGTTTCACGTCTGGTTGATATGGCGTATGATTCTGAACCCATTAGTGACTCTACACTAAAAAGGATCGAAGAATCACTGGAAGACTTCAAGCGTGGGAAATATCACACACAGGAAGAAGTCGAGGCTGAGCTGGGGCTCAGGTAATGTATACTATCCTGTATTCTTCAGGGGCACTGAAGGATATTAAAAACCTCCCTGCAGATATTGCTCAAAAGATAGTGTTATCTATCAAAGAGATCAGTGATAATCCGAAAACACATGTTAAGAAACTCAAAGGCTTTCCAAAATCACCTTTATATTCATTAAGAGTTGGTACTTACCGCGCGATTATGAGTATTGAGGATGATAAGCTGGTTGTGTTTGTTATTGAAGTTGGACACCGGAGTAAGATTTACCGAAAATATTGAATCATTTTTTGGCATTGGTCATAAAGCATAGCTATATAGTATGGATGAATATATTTGTTTATGAATTGCCCAAGATGTAAAAGTTCCGATTCCACAAAGAATGGCATAGTTGGTGGACGTCAGCGTTACAGGTGCTCAGGGTGTGGATATAATTATACTGTCGAAAAGAAATCAACAGCATACCCTGAGTCTGTGAAAAAACAAGCTTTACAATTATACCTTGAAGGACTAGGATTTCGTTCAATTGGACGTTTTCTAAATGTTAGCCATGTTACCGTGCAAAACTGGATCAAGCAATTTGGCAGTGAATTAGAGGAACTAAAAAGTCAAAAAGAGATCTCTGTCGTAGAATTAGATGAGATGCACACATACATCGGGAATAAAAAAACTACTGCTGGATCTGGATTGCTGTTGATAGAGATGGGAAAAAATTCATCGACTGCTCTTTTGGTAGTAGGGGAACAGAAACAGGCGAAAAACTCTGGGATAAGTTAAAGGAAAAAGAGATTGGAGAAGTGATGACTGATCACTGGAGAGCATATGCAGAGTTCCTTCCGAAGGAGATTCATACTCAATCAAAAGCAGAAACTTATACTGTTGAAGGTTACAACAGTATATTCAGGCATTTTCTAGCAAGGTTAAGAAGGAAGTCAAAGTGCTATACCAAGAGCATTGAAATGCTAAAGTATTCGATCATTCTTTTAATGAAATACAGGAATAACGAGTTATCTATATTTAATTAACAATACCCATTTTTTTAATATTTTCCAGTGTCTTAATGTCTTCCATATTGCTTACGCTACCGCCGAGAAGCACATTGTGGTTTGAGATTGAAATTATTTTCCTTAAGAATTGTGAATCCACAACGGCTGTGGTCTGCGATATAGACTTCCAGCGGTTTTATAGTACCTACTATCTGTGTTGCATATTGACTTGAAAATTTGGATTTATATGTTGATTTTGAGCTTTTAAGCAGCTTTTCCACCTAGTAAACCGACTATGGCTCCAAAACCAGTAGTGACAATATTCTCACAAATAGATAGTACGTTATTTTGAGCTTCTGTGAGTTCAGGATATGTGAAAGCAATATACAAATTTGTTATAAATGCCAGCACTGTAGCTACGGACACTGCAATGAATGCTACTTTAAATGTTGGTGGAAGTGAGATATTCCTATTTCCTTGAGTACTATGAGTGTTAAACGTCTTATCTTTATAAATTGAAGATGCCTTAAGACTTATTTTTGAATCATCCTTCTGGACGATATCTGTTTGTTTCAGTGGGCTACGAAACGATTCTAATACAATGTTCGGGATTGAAGACAAATTTCCCATGTTCTCACATTTAATAATTTGTTTGCAGGATTATATCCCAAGTTTGACAGTTTTCACTCTTTCATGAAGAGAATGTCTTCTCTTTCCTCCTTATTTTTCCTTTTTTTGTCAGGAAAAGCTATTTGACAGTTCAAATGATTTCATGCGAAAATCTCTGATTTCATCGTTTTTTCCATTAAAGTGGAGGCAATTTCTAGGAAATTTGGTCTAAATTTACCCGTTGAGCCCTTATTTTCATAAGAATAATGCTCATCTGTCAAATTCCATTAAGCTATTTTTGGATATTTTTTGCTTGGAAACAAAATCAAATCGATTTAAGAGGCTTATTTAGAAGATTGAACAATACTGTCAAATTCCTTGTCCAAAAAATGGGCAAAAATCAGAAAAAACACAACCTAATGACTTATGTGGTACTGTCAAATTAATGAGGCAAAAAATGGATAAAATTATAAAAACAAGTATGGAAGAAAGAAAAGATGCCAGCAATCAACTAGAAGAAAAAGATAAACATAGAGATTAGAATAGAAACAAGAAAGAGGGATATTCAGTTAACCAAAAATAAAACTGTCAAACTTGGGTTATATATGTTTCCAGACAAAAAATTGCTTAGGTGAGCAAAGTATTCGATAGGAATCAGTTCCGGTAAAATAGCTGAATGAAGTAAAAAATGGAGTAACCGTAATGGTTACTCAAGTCCGTTCTCATCAGCGAATTTGATGAGAGCTTCTCCAAGAGTTCTTGTGTATTTAGGGTTGAGGTTGAAACGTGATTTTTTCTGTCCGCCTCTTTCCTTTGCGATCTCTATGTATTCGTTCTCGTATCTCTCGCTTGTTGCAAGTGTGATGGTCAGGAACCAGCCTGCTCCCATCTTAATTTCTCCATAGTTCTCGCCTATTTCTACATTTTCATCTTTGTCTGCCATGATTACACCGATAATTGAAATTTGAACTTAATTTAAATCCGAATTCAATAATGTGAATTCAACTTTGTTCACATTATTTTTATTTGTATATAATATTACTCTGGAATATTACCCTGAAACCTGTCTTACCATTTCCAGTGGAATTGAGCCGTTATGCAATGCTGTTGCCACAAGTGCGCCCTTTATTCCGATATCTTCCAGAGTTTTAATGTCTTCCATGTTGCTTACACCGCCACCCAGAAGCACATTGTGCCTTGAGATAGAAACGATTTTACTTAAGAATTGTGAGTCTACGCCGCTTGATGTACCAACTCTGTCAAGGTCGAGGATTATGATATCTGCAAGTTCGTAGTCGTTGAGGAGTTCTACTATCTTTAGCGGCTCATCGGGCATTGTGGGGTCGTTGGTGAGTATCTTACCGTGTTTTTTGTCGATACTGACGCTTACTCTTCCAGGGTACAGCCTGCTTGCCTCTTTTATTGTTTCAAGTGAGGCGGTCTCGGTTCCTAGGATGACGGTTTGTACAATGTCCATTACGTCTTCGGTTTCTGAGACTGATGTTACGCCGGGGTCAAGCATTACTTTTGCTGATTCTGCCACGGCCTGTATGATATCGAAGTTCTTTTCCCTCTTGCCGATATTCTCAAGCAGGTTCAGGTCTGCGATGTAGACCTCTGCTGGTTTTACGGTCCCTACGATCTGTGTTGCATCGGATGTGTTGCATATGTGACTTGAAAAGTGGATGGGTTTGTATTCACTACGATCCCCACCCTGTGCATGGACTACTGTCTTGTTGAATATGTCGAGAACGAAGATGATACGAAACATATATAATTGATACATCTGTCATGCTATAAAAAAAGAGGTTAATATAATGAAATTACTTATCAGTCCGATCAACCCTGAAGAGGCAATTGCAGCATATGAAGGTGGTGCTGACATTGTCGATGTGAAGAATCCTAAAGAAGGTTCACTTGGTGCAAACTTCCCGTGGATTATAAGTGCAGTGAAGGAATCCATTAATTCCGGGAAGCCGATCAGTGCGACGATAGGTGATTTTAATTTTAAGCCAGGAACTGCATCCCTTGCAGCTCTTGGTGCGGCAGTTGCAGGTGCAGATTATATCAAGGTCGGTCTTTATGACGTCCAGACCGAGGAACAGGCTCTTGAA is a genomic window containing:
- the polX gene encoding DNA polymerase/3'-5' exonuclease PolX is translated as MNNIQIAEKFNHMARMLEFKGESQFKTRAYTNAARTIKGLDEELQVIHKEGSLEDIPGIGKILKSKIVEMLETGTFEAYERTMDEIPAGIIEIMSVPGIGPKTARLFYEKLGVQTADELSRAAREHRIRRLPRMGDKQEEKILRSIIRQKEDKDHGRHPFVLAKDIAREITDILNSSPYIEKVTIAGSLRRKQDTVGDIDLIAISKEPEKAIKCFTGIEKVEEVLESGTTKAAIIYPGNFHVDLRVVNRDAYGSMLQHFTGSKEHNIHLRKLALSKGYSLNEYGLTDENSGEITKFSSEEELYKNLGLEYLTPELREDKGEIEASLMGKLPRLIERKDIKGDLHVHTNWSDGANTMEEIAEAAIQRRYEYIAITDHSHSTGVANGLSDKRLLEHIDAINKLNEKYDEIKILSGTECDIKADGKLDYSNNLLEQLDIVVVAVHAGLNQDRKKMTKRIISALENEHVDIMAHPTGRKFGKRSPYDVDMETVIQAAKDNEKILEINSSPWRLDLNDINAKRAKDRGVMLAINTDTHAIDHLDNIEYGINMARRAWIEPDDVLNTMSLKQICSKLEIQ
- a CDS encoding DUF166 domain-containing protein: MTTIGVITRGKYGNRLIETILTKTDLKVVQIAVPELLPEFIDEPEEFLEGLNIDSSVFDSEIVITYSLHPDLTVAVAHMAGKAGVKALIIPGGASKAPVVELEGLAKKYGMLIEVEDICCTLESEPETEELCKYLSIPEVEVDIDKGIITSVKVLCGAPCGSTWHMAKELVGTKVEDAPAKAGLLIQQYPCRAVRGGMGGIHESGDIHKKAVEDAIKRKREI
- the tmk gene encoding dTMP kinase, whose translation is MKGKLITLEGIDGSGKSTITERLRSNPDFKDFVFTREPTIGWIGDAVNRAIHSDTDDLAELLLFTADHAEHISKLILPALESGQNVISDRYSGSRYAYQAVTLKGKFPEPMEWIQQIHHGWTVDPDLTVLFDIDPETSVKRCGNRGEQTKFEKIDFLEEVRANYLKLAEAHPERFVIINTDRAVDEIEKAVLNAIISLLEG
- a CDS encoding type II toxin-antitoxin system RelE/ParE family toxin, which codes for MYTILYSSGALKDIKNLPADIAQKIVLSIKEISDNPKTHVKKLKGFPKSPLYSLRVGTYRAIMSIEDDKLVVFVIEVGHRSKIYRKY
- a CDS encoding IS1 family transposase (programmed frameshift) translates to MNCPRCKSSDSTKNGIVGGRQRYRCSGCGYNYTVEKKSTAYPESVKKQALQLYLEGLGFRSIGRFLNVSHVTVQNWIKQFGSELEELKSQKEISVVELDEMHTYIGNKKYCWIWIAVDRDGKKFIDCSFGSRGTETGEKLWDKLKEKEIGEVMTDHWRAYAEFLPKEIHTQSKAETYTVEGYNSIFRHFLARLRRKSKCYTKSIEMLKYSIILLMKYRNNELSIFN
- a CDS encoding HisA/HisF-related TIM barrel protein — protein: MFRIIFVLDIFNKTVVHAQGGDRSEYKPIHFSSHICNTSDATQIVGTVKPAEVYIADLNLLENIGKREKNFDIIQAVAESAKVMLDPGVTSVSETEDVMDIVQTVILGTETASLETIKEASRLYPGRVSVSIDKKHGKILTNDPTMPDEPLKIVELLNDYELADIIILDLDRVGTSSGVDSQFLSKIVSISRHNVLLGGGVSNMEDIKTLEDIGIKGALVATALHNGSIPLEMVRQVSG